The Streptomyces taklimakanensis nucleotide sequence CGGAGGGAGACCGCACGCTCGTCCTGGTGGCCGAGTTCGGTGTCGGGATGCCCGAAGGTTCCCATGGGCGTCTCGAAGACGTGCAGGTGGTGGTCCTCCCAGCCCATCGCGGCCTGGATCACCCGGTGCAGACGGTCCAGAGGGCTGTCGGCGGGCACCCGCAGACGGCGCCAGATCGGCGGGCGGATGTCGGCCAGGGTGACCTTGATCTGGAGGACGGTGTCGGAGGGCATGGAGAGAACGTCCCTTCACGAAGTGGACGAGTGCGCTCGTGATCCGAGGGAGATCGCCGTCGTGCCACCGGCAGGGCATCACACAGCCGTGCTCGGGGGAAGGTGGCAAGGGCCTGTGACGCGGCGGCACCGGGAGCCGGAAATCGAGGCCGGCCCCCGAGCGGCCCCCGAAAACGGGTCAGAGGCCCGACCCGCTGAGCGGATCAGGCCTCTGACCTGGTGTTCCTCTGTCGGGGTGGCGGGATTTGAACCCACGACCTCTTCGTCCCGAACGAGGTCCGGTTGTTGATCTTACCGGCAGCGATGACGTTTCAGCAGGTCAGAGAGGGAGGCACGGTTGCTCTCGGGTGGTCTGGGAGGGGTCTGGGGAGTAGGTCGGCTCCCAGGCGGCTCCCAGCGTGGAGACCTCGGCATCATGTCGGAAGGATGATCTTCGGGTGATGGACACCCTTGAAATGCCTGGCAGTACACCGCCTGTGGAAGGGCCGCCTCCGGCAGCTCGCCGAGGTGGACGCGAAACTGTTCGTGACCGGGGCGGCCCAGGCAGCACATGGTCGCTCAGGAGCCATGGATGCTGTCGGCGCACGCGGCCACTGCCTCGTGCAGGCCGCCGAACGAGGTTTTCAGCGGGCTGAGAAACCCCAGGCTGGAGAGCCGGATGGTTCTCTGGCCGGGGCACCGCTCGTCGAGTACGCGGGTGGGCAGGACGTGGAAAGTCCACTGGTCGAGGTTCAGCGGGTTGAGGGTCTGCTTGTCCTGGTGGTGCAGGAGGCAGAAGACGTACACGTCTGAACGGCGCAGCACATCGGCCGAGGCGGTACCGGTCCGGGCGTCCCAGCCGGATGCCGGTGCGATGGAGAACGAGATGTCCGACAGCCGGGACTGTGTCCACGACTGGAGGTAGGCCGCTGACTTCACCTCGACGCGCCAGCCCTCAGGCGTGCGGATGTCGACGGTGTCCCATTCGGTGCGGGTGCCTGTGGCGGCGCCCAAGGCCGTGGCCACGAGGTACTCGGCCAGGACGCCGCGCATGGTGTTGTTGGCCAGATCTGAGCACGCCCAACTCCAGAACTCGCCGAGTGTGCCTACGGACGCGTCCCCGACCGTTATCGGCTCGTTTCCACTGCGGCGTGTGATGACCAGTGCACCAAGATCGGAGATGTCCATGCCCCTCGTCGTCCGTTCATCGCAGTAGCGTGGCTTCAGGACTACCACGGCTGCCTGTCTTCGGTCCCGGTTTCGTTGCCAGTCTGTCTGGTGGGTGGTTGGCTGAGTTTGTTCTGGCTTGACGGGTGCCAGCGGTGTGGTGGTCAGGCTCTCCCGCTTGCTCGAGCCGACTTCGGTCTCCTTGGTCCGACCGCGCACCGTGGTCTCGGCCAGGTCGAGGCTCTTGGCAACTTGGCCGACCGAGAGGTCCCTGTGTCGGCACAGCTCGGCAACCTCGGCTTTGAGGTCCGGAGTGAACGAGCGACGACGGCGCGACTCCTTCTTCCCCGCGCTCCCTGCGGTGAGCATGCTTCCGAAGGGCTCAAGTCCTGCTCTCGGATGTCCATCGGAGCAGGCCAAGCTTCTCCCAGCTTGCCCGTCCGAGGGACCAGCTGGTACGTCAGCTGGCTGAGCTGGGAAAACCTGGCAACTGTGTCTCTGCTGAAGTCCCTCGTTGAACCGATGAGGATCATCATCTCTCAGTCGTTTACGATTGGTCGTCTCAGAGTCCACAGAGCACCAACTCGGACCTGAGGTGCGGGGGGTTCCGAGGATCCGCGGTAACTGGGACGCGCGGTGAGTGAGCAGCAGGTTTCCACAGGTTCACTTCGTTGGAATCCTTGCTTCCACCAGCGCTTCTGTGATCTCCTGGTCCCGGTTCATGTCATGCGTACGAAGGGTTGTGCTGTGAAGCAGGGGCACTACGGCGTACCTCTCGAACGCAGCGACTACCTCAAGCTGGACCCCAACGACCACAGCTGCACCCCGGACAGCTTCCAGGACTGGCTGAAGGGCTTCGGCAAGGGTAAGAGGCTGGCTGTCGATCTCTTCTCCGGCGCCGGTGGACTGAGCGCCGGCCTTGAGCGCGCGGGATGGACTACAGCAGCAGCTGTCGACTTCGACGAGCGAGCGCTGGAAACCCACAGGGCGAACTTCCCGGGGCTCAGTCTGAAGATGGATCTTGGTGACCCTGCTGAACGCGACCGGCTTGAAACAATCCTCAAGCCAGCCGCGATCGACCTTGTGGCTGGAGGGCCTCCCTGCCAGCCCTTCAGCAGGGCCGGACGCAACAAGATCCGTGATCTGGTCAAGAACCATGGCCGCGATCCCGAAGATCGCCGCAAGGAGCTCTGGAGCGCCTACCTGGACATGGTGAAGCGGATCAGTCCGCGGGCGGTTCTCATGGAGAACGTCCCCGACATGGGGCTTCACGACGACTTCTTCGTCATCCGGACGATTGAGGACGAGCTGGAGGAGCTAGGCTACGCGACACAGGTGCGGCTTGTTGACGCGTGGAACTACGGTGTCCCGCAACACCGGAAGCGTCTCATCCTCCTGGCGAGGAAGGACGTCGACGACTTCACCTGGCGGAAGCCCGACTCCCGGCGCACCACCTTGCGCGACGCCATCGGTGACCTGCCCGAGCTGGAGGTCGTCCCCACGGAGCGGGTGGGAGAGCGGGTACTGAAGTACCGGAAGCCTCGCAAACTGTCGCCTTTCGCCATGAAGATGCGCGAAAAGGCGCCGCGTGGTGTGGTCTGGGATCACATGACCCGGAGGGTCCGGAAGGACGACCACCGGATCTTCGAGGTCATGGAATCCGACACGAAGTACTCCCAGCTTCAGGAGAAGCTGACCGAGGACGAGAAGGGGTACCAGCGGTACAGCGCCGAAAAGTACACGGACAAGTACAAGAAGCTGGCGTGGGACGAGCTGAGCCGTACGATCACCGCTCACATCGCCAAGGACGGCTACTGGTACATCCACCCGGAGCAACTACGAACCCTCACCGTGCGGGAGGCCGCACGCGTGCAGACGTTCCCGGATCACTTCCGGTTTGCCGGCACCCGGAGCGACGCCTTCCGGCAGATCGGAAACGCTGTACCCCCGCTTCTGGGAGAGGCTGCTGCCGAGGTACTCCAGCCGGTTGATGACGTGGCGGAGTCCGTCGGTCTCAAGCCCCACTGGCGCGAGGTCAGGAACGACCTCACCGACTGGGCGAAGCGCAGGCGCGAAGGCGGTGACTGGTATCAGCTGCCTGGTGAAGAGCCGGTACCGCTCCACGCTGCCGTGGTAGCCATACTCTCCGGCGCGAAGATCAAGCCAGTCGTGATGGCGGAGTTGATGACCACCGTCAAGAGGTCGAAGACACTCACCGCGGCACTGTTCAAGAAGCTGATCGACGTAGCGCCCACGACGACTGTCCGGTCCCGCCTCGACCGCTTGGCACCGCTGGTGGACAAGCCTTACGACTGGCAGTGGAAAAAGCGCTTCGACGTACCCGCCAAGGTGGCCATGAAGCCAGCCGAGGCATCCCTCTACCGACTGCTGATCGGGGAGGACCTCATGCTGGTCGGCCAGAGCACGCTGCGGGTTGCAGCTCGCGTGAACGGTGTCGAAACGTACCACGCGAACCGCCTCAGCGAGGGCCGCGTGAATCTGGTGAAGCTCGTGGGCGCAGGCAAGGACGCTCCACTGCGCATGGGTGCGATTCGACTCATCGGTAGGGATCTGTGCAGGGACGAGCAGCCCAGGTGCTCGGATTGTCCGCTCGTCGCTCACTGTGCTCGTCGGCCAGAGCTGCCCTATGACCAGCTGACCCTGGCCATCCCTCAGGACTGACCGGTCGGCGGCGTCACTCCGAGCCGTTCGAGCCAGCAGTCTCGGCCACCCGCTGTGCGGCACCCTCCACGTCGCGGCGGATCTCGCACTTCCAGATCCGAACCACAGTCCACCCGGCTGCCGTGGCCTGCGCCGTGTTACGGCGGTCGCGTTCTCTGTTGGCTTCGATCTTCCTCTGCCAGAGTGCGGCATTGGGCCCTCTGAACTCATTCGGAGTGTGCTCGGGGCAACCGTGCCAGAAGCAGCCATCTACGAAAACGGCAATGTGACGCCCGGGGAGCACGAAGTCAGCCGTGCATCGTGGCGCCACCTTCCGCTGGAGACGGAACCTGAGACCCAGCCGGTGCACTGCCCTCCTGAGAGCGACCTCGGGTTTGGTGTCCCTCACCCGTCGACCACGAAGGTGCTCCCCTTCAGCAGTGGCGACCCACTGCTGCCCCGGCGTTCTGCCGCCTTCGGTCATGATCATCTTTTCAGCCTTTCCGCACCCTCCGAGACGGAGAGTGCCACACTCTCCTCATGCTCCGAGAACCAGCCGAACTCCGTGTCGATGACCAGGGCCGTGTCGAGCTGCCAATCGGCCTGCTGGCCAAAGCCGGTATTGCACCAGGCGCCGCACTTGTCGCGTTCAGCGACGGAGACGGACGCATCGCACTGAGGCGTGCAGAAGACGCGATCAACGACCTGCTGGGCGAGGGAACCCTGTAACGGCAGCCCCAGCTCTTCCGGGACTGCCGCGCTCATGCAGTCTCTTGGTCGAGGCTGACGGGTACGGGGTGGAATCCCTGCCGCAGGGCCTCTTCGTAGACCTCCATCGCCTGCCTTGCCTGGGCCCCGACGACCCGTCGCCCCTGGGACAGACGCTGCGCGACACGGTCGGCGAGCTGTCTGTCGACAGAGCGCAGGACCCGGCCTTCGCGGGCCCAGTCCGCGAGAGCCCGCCACTCCTCGCTGGGGATGTCCTCAACGGCGGCTTCGGCCTCGTCGGACTCTGTGCTCTCGAGAGAGGCGATCTCGAAGGGCTCGGCTGTGAGCTCGGCGGCCAGTGCGGCGGGGAGAGTCCACGGGATGCGGGACACCTCGTCCCAGCAGTCGGGCTTCTTCGCCCACTCCGACACGTGTCGGTCGCTGGAGATCACCGTTTCCATGACCAAGGGACAGAGTTCGTCGAGGGCGCCCCTCAGTGCGTCCGTGGTGCCCTGCTCGTTCCAGATCCGGTCGAGGTCGATCCGCTTCTCGGCGGCGAGAGAGAGCCGGGCGACCGTGTAGGTCGTGATCAGCCGTTTGTGGCTGCCGGCCGAGTGCGCACGGGCGATCCGGTCGGCAGCCTGGAACAGGAGGGCGGTGGCTATGGCGCGCTTGCAGTACTGCACGTCCACGACCGGATCGGACTTCTCGATCCGCTCCATGAAGTGCGCGAAGTTCTTCTGGGCGCCGCGACTCACCCAGTACGGGAGCTGCTCCCAGGAGTGTATGAAGGTGGCCAGGTCGGACTTACTGAACCTCTGCCGGCTCGGCGTGATCAGCTTGAACTTGCGCTGGGCGGCACGGGTCTCGTACTCGGCGGACTTGTCGGTGTACTGGCCCCGTGCCCGTTCGTAGAACCATCGCGTCTCCTGACCGCTGCCGTCGGTCGCAGGGGCCCACAGGCTGCGGGAGACGCGCTCGAAGGCGACGTGAAACTCGTGGTTCGAGCTGAAGTCGACCAACGTCACCTTGTTCTGGGTGTTGGAGTACTGGGAGATCCTCGGAACGATCTCGGACAGGTGCGCGGGATCGACGATCGTGAGTTTCATCTGCACATGAACCCCGTCCAAGTCCCGCTTGTCACGGGTCAGGACGTGGTGCAGCGAGGCGGTGGTCTGACCGCCGTTGACGATCTGGAGGCCGGTCATGCTCCTGATGGCGACGGGACTGCCGAACTCGTCGGTCTCGAAGTCCACGTCCGAGGCGGTGGCGGTCACGCCGTTGTTGTAGGCGAGGAAGCGGCCCGGAGCGTTCAGCAGGGTGTCGCGGATGCCCTTGTTCACGGCGCCGCGGGTCTGAAGGAAGGATCGGACGTTGAGTTCGAGCAGCCGAGTCCGGTGCTCCTTGTACAGCTCGGCAAGCTGTCGGCCGGGGATGACGGCTAGGACGACCGAGTAGTTCGGCTCGTCGCTGTGTGCTGCCAGGCAGGGAAGGGGCTGGTCGAAGGTCACCTTGATGGGCTCGCCGATGCTCCCGGAGGTCTCGTGCCTGTGGAGCCGCGCAAGGTCCCAGAGTTCGTGCGTGACAGGGATCCCCTCGAACTCCCTGGGCTCCGGGGCGCTCGTCGTGCTGACCCGGTTACTGAGAAGGAAGAGGCGGATCTTCGGAACGCTGGACAGCGCCTTCTCCACACCCATGCACATGTCGTGAACATCGGTGTTGTCCTCCTGGTTGGAGCGGATGGCCTCGTGCTTGCCCAGGAACGCGAACAGCCTGCGGAACAGCCTGTCGGACTCGGACTTGGTCAGTTTGCTGCTCAACGGGGTCAGGTTGAAGTCCGTGGTGTAGAGGTCGAGGCTGGAACCGTCCTCGGGCAGACCGTAGCCGTAGATCTCCAGTCCCCGGGAGGAGTGGTACGCGAGTGCGGCGTCGGTGACGACACCGGCTTCCTCGAGGATCTCGAGTACGTGCTGAGTGAACGTGTTCGGGATCGAGCCGCCCTCGGCATCCGCCAGCGCCTGGATGTCGGTGACCAGGGCGCGTGAGTACTCGTGGAGGTCGTGCTCAGCCATTGGTTCCTCGGATCAGATCGACCAGTGCTTCGGCGGTCACGCTGTGGGCGACCAGGGCCGACACGTCGATGGTGTAGGTGCAGTTGCTTACCCCGGGCGGCAGTTCGGCCTCGACGATTCTGGGGAAACCCTCCCCGACCGTCCAGAACTCGCTGCGACGCAGGGTGTAGCGATCGTGGTCGTAGAGGTCCCGCTGGTTCGGCAGGTAACCGGCTTGGACCAGCAGGCTCTCGAAGCGCTGGGAGGCGGACGGCGAGGTCAGACGGGCCCGTATCTCGTCCACCAAGGTGTTCAGGCTCCTGCCGAGCCCTCGCTGCCGGTCGTCGAGGACGACGTGAGCCAGCGCGAGGGGCGTCGAGTCGGCCGTGTCCAGCTGCCGCTCGCTCGCGATCTGGACCGTCCGGGGTGAGCGGGCTGTGGTCGTCTTCACCTCGACCGCGGCGCCGGGCAACTGGAAGTCCTGGTTCGTCTGCCGGGGGCCGGTCCAGGAACTGACGGCCGTGTGCTGGTCCACAGCCGGAAGCACGTACTCGAGGAGGAAGTGGAGTTCACCGAACAGGCCGCACCGGGCCTGCCGGGAAAGACCCTCGCGCGACACGGAGCGCAGCAGCTGCTGCCATCGGACGTAGCGGCGAATCGCGGCCTCCGCCGCCGTCTCGGTGGTCGGTGCGTCTCGCACCACGTCTGCGATGTCCGTGACGAGGGGAGTGAACACCTCCGTGAGCTCGTCGTCGGTGAGCACGACCTGGAGCTCGTAGTGGTTGCCGGACACCGACGACAGGTTCAGCTGCAGGCCACGGGTGGCTGGCAGCT carries:
- a CDS encoding AIPR family protein; translation: MAEHDLHEYSRALVTDIQALADAEGGSIPNTFTQHVLEILEEAGVVTDAALAYHSSRGLEIYGYGLPEDGSSLDLYTTDFNLTPLSSKLTKSESDRLFRRLFAFLGKHEAIRSNQEDNTDVHDMCMGVEKALSSVPKIRLFLLSNRVSTTSAPEPREFEGIPVTHELWDLARLHRHETSGSIGEPIKVTFDQPLPCLAAHSDEPNYSVVLAVIPGRQLAELYKEHRTRLLELNVRSFLQTRGAVNKGIRDTLLNAPGRFLAYNNGVTATASDVDFETDEFGSPVAIRSMTGLQIVNGGQTTASLHHVLTRDKRDLDGVHVQMKLTIVDPAHLSEIVPRISQYSNTQNKVTLVDFSSNHEFHVAFERVSRSLWAPATDGSGQETRWFYERARGQYTDKSAEYETRAAQRKFKLITPSRQRFSKSDLATFIHSWEQLPYWVSRGAQKNFAHFMERIEKSDPVVDVQYCKRAIATALLFQAADRIARAHSAGSHKRLITTYTVARLSLAAEKRIDLDRIWNEQGTTDALRGALDELCPLVMETVISSDRHVSEWAKKPDCWDEVSRIPWTLPAALAAELTAEPFEIASLESTESDEAEAAVEDIPSEEWRALADWAREGRVLRSVDRQLADRVAQRLSQGRRVVGAQARQAMEVYEEALRQGFHPVPVSLDQETA
- a CDS encoding transposase produces the protein MLTAGSAGKKESRRRRSFTPDLKAEVAELCRHRDLSVGQVAKSLDLAETTVRGRTKETEVGSSKRESLTTTPLAPVKPEQTQPTTHQTDWQRNRDRRQAAVVVLKPRYCDERTTRGMDISDLGALVITRRSGNEPITVGDASVGTLGEFWSWACSDLANNTMRGVLAEYLVATALGAATGTRTEWDTVDIRTPEGWRVEVKSAAYLQSWTQSRLSDISFSIAPASGWDARTGTASADVLRRSDVYVFCLLHHQDKQTLNPLNLDQWTFHVLPTRVLDERCPGQRTIRLSSLGFLSPLKTSFGGLHEAVAACADSIHGS
- a CDS encoding PD-(D/E)XK motif protein; protein product: MIDESVWQELETRQQTPGRSTKRLHPDSPHDIQVSVTHPALRRMLLLGTDARTADTVRQEIHELPATRGLQLNLSSVSGNHYELQVVLTDDELTEVFTPLVTDIADVVRDAPTTETAAEAAIRRYVRWQQLLRSVSREGLSRQARCGLFGELHFLLEYVLPAVDQHTAVSSWTGPRQTNQDFQLPGAAVEVKTTTARSPRTVQIASERQLDTADSTPLALAHVVLDDRQRGLGRSLNTLVDEIRARLTSPSASQRFESLLVQAGYLPNQRDLYDHDRYTLRRSEFWTVGEGFPRIVEAELPPGVSNCTYTIDVSALVAHSVTAEALVDLIRGTNG
- a CDS encoding DNA (cytosine-5-)-methyltransferase, whose translation is MKQGHYGVPLERSDYLKLDPNDHSCTPDSFQDWLKGFGKGKRLAVDLFSGAGGLSAGLERAGWTTAAAVDFDERALETHRANFPGLSLKMDLGDPAERDRLETILKPAAIDLVAGGPPCQPFSRAGRNKIRDLVKNHGRDPEDRRKELWSAYLDMVKRISPRAVLMENVPDMGLHDDFFVIRTIEDELEELGYATQVRLVDAWNYGVPQHRKRLILLARKDVDDFTWRKPDSRRTTLRDAIGDLPELEVVPTERVGERVLKYRKPRKLSPFAMKMREKAPRGVVWDHMTRRVRKDDHRIFEVMESDTKYSQLQEKLTEDEKGYQRYSAEKYTDKYKKLAWDELSRTITAHIAKDGYWYIHPEQLRTLTVREAARVQTFPDHFRFAGTRSDAFRQIGNAVPPLLGEAAAEVLQPVDDVAESVGLKPHWREVRNDLTDWAKRRREGGDWYQLPGEEPVPLHAAVVAILSGAKIKPVVMAELMTTVKRSKTLTAALFKKLIDVAPTTTVRSRLDRLAPLVDKPYDWQWKKRFDVPAKVAMKPAEASLYRLLIGEDLMLVGQSTLRVAARVNGVETYHANRLSEGRVNLVKLVGAGKDAPLRMGAIRLIGRDLCRDEQPRCSDCPLVAHCARRPELPYDQLTLAIPQD
- a CDS encoding very short patch repair endonuclease — encoded protein: MIMTEGGRTPGQQWVATAEGEHLRGRRVRDTKPEVALRRAVHRLGLRFRLQRKVAPRCTADFVLPGRHIAVFVDGCFWHGCPEHTPNEFRGPNAALWQRKIEANRERDRRNTAQATAAGWTVVRIWKCEIRRDVEGAAQRVAETAGSNGSE